In Pontiella agarivorans, the genomic window TTGAAGCTGATGAATCAGATAAATCTTTCCTCAATTTTCACCCCGCCCACTCGATCATCACGAATATTTCGCGTGATCATTACGAACTCGACGAACTCAATGCCATGTTCAACCAGTTCGAGGCTCAAACAGCAGGCACCACCCTTCGCGGCAGCGGAAAGCGCATTCCGGTTCCGACCCTTGGAAAACATGATGAGGAAAATGCGGCCACTGCGCTGGAGCTATGCGTGAAACTGGGCCTGAACGAAACCGACGTTCGCAAAGCTCTTTCAGCTTTCAAAGGCATTGAGCGACGACTCGAAATTGCAGGAAAAACCAATGAAATAACCGTCATCGACGATTATGCACATAACCCGGCAAAAATGGCCTCCGCACTGTCATCGATTGCTGACCGGTTCGGTACAGTGCATGCTTTCTGGCGCCCCCACGGGTTCGGCCCGCTTGCCCAGAGCCTTGCTGATTTTACAGAAGTTTTTTCCAACCATTGGAAAAAATCCGGCGGATCAATCTTTATTCTCCCGGTCTATTATGCCGGCGGAACCGTCACCCGCTCGGTTGAATCCGCAGATCTGGTGGACCGGCTCAATTCAGCTGGCGTTCCGGCGGTGGCTGTGGCAGATTATCCGGCTTTGAAATCTGAGCTTGAAACTGCCGCACGGCCCGGCGATGCCATACTCGGCATGGGCGCGCGCGATCCGCAGCTTCCGCTCTTTGCCCGGCATCTGGTGAAGGAATGGACCACAACCTGAAAATCGAAAGCACAAAAAACCCGCGCGTGAAAACGGTGAACCGGCTTCGCAAATCGAAGCACCGCACCGAGCTGAAACAGACCGTCGTCGAAGGATGCCGCGAAATCCAGCGCGCCTTTGAAAGCGGCTGGCCCTTTCTGGAGCTCTACATCTGCCCCGAACTCTACCTGGCCGTCGACGAAGATCTCCTGGTCGAAAAAATCCAACATTCCGGAGTTCCGGTTTTCCAATGTTCGGAAGCCGCTTTCCGCAAAATGTCTTATCGCGATACCCCGGATGGGCTGATGGCGCTTTCCCCGCTGGTGGGCAAATCACTTGCCGAACTGAAACTGCCCGAAAATCCGTTGATTCTGATTGCCGAAGATCTCGAAAAGCCGGGAAATCTCGGCACTATTCTCCGCACGGCCGATGCCACCGGCGTCGATGCGGTGATTGCATGCGATCATAAAACCGACCTGAACAATCCCAATGTAATCCGCGCCAGTATCGGAACCTTATTTTTTATGCCCGTGGCTGAAGCCACCTCGGATGAAGTATTCGAATGGCTGAAGAAAAACGGTATCCAGTCGCTGGCAGCGGTGCCGGATGCCGAAACGGAATATACCGGAATCGACATGAACGGCGGTACAGCAGTGGTGGTCGGAGCCGAGGACGAAGGGCTGACCGATCAGTGGATCAAGGGGGCCGACCACGCGGTATCAATTCCAATGCTTGGAAAAAATGATTCCCTAAACGTCTCCACGGCAGCTGCAATTCTGCTTTATGAAGCGGTTCGCCAACGCCGGAAACACTTATAAACGGGCGTTTTTCGCATATTTAAAAATTAATTCAGGGATAATTCAACGCTTCCCTGCTTTCCGTGTCATATATATAGAAAAGTATTATTTATACATACACGAGAATATAAGAATTTATTTTTAAGAAATTTCGTTGCAAAATAATAGAACAAAATTACGATACAGGGACATTACGAAAGGAGATAGTACAATGGCTACTAATCCAGCAGGTAAAGGGACAAAAACAATCGGCATCAACATGAAAATGGAGATGGCACAGGAGCTGGAACGGCGCGCGGCGTCCATGCAGCTCTCAACGGGTGCATACTGCAAAATCATCCTCGGGGAATGGATTCGTTCCGGAAAGAAGCTTAAACTTCAGGAAAACTGATACATCTGGATCATCGAACAGCAGGAAAAGCCGGCATCGCATCTGATGTCGGTTTTTCTTTTTTCTGTGCTCAAAGTTTTGCACCCTGCCCGAATGCAGAAGAAAAATCAGTTTTCAATCATTGGAACCGGCGCGGTTGGCGGCTACTACGGCGGCCTGCTTCAACGTGCCGGATTCGACGTCCATTTCCTTGTTCGTTCTGATTATAAACAAATCAAAACAGATGGGCTCCGGGTTGATTCCGTCAACGGAAATTTTACGCTTCCCGACGTGCAGGCCTATAACGATCCATCCGAAATGCCGACCTGCAATGTCGTGATTGTTGCACTGAAAACCACAGCCAATGCAGCACTGAAAAAAATCCTTCCCCGCGTGGTTGGAGAACATTCACTGGTTCTGACCTTGCAGAATGGACTCGGCGGCGAAGCGGAAATTGCGGATATCGTCGGTGCTGACCGTATTCTTGCCGGACTTTGCTTTCTCTGCTCAAACAAAATCGGCCCCGGACACATCAGCCACCTTGACTACGGCATGATTACGCTCGGTGAATATCGGGCCGACGGTGAACCGGGTGGAATTTCCTCCAGGCTGAACCAGCTCAACAAAGACCTTCAAGCCGCCAATATTCCCACCCAGCTGGTTGAAGATCTGGCCCTCGCCCGCTGGAAAAAACTGGTCTGGAATATTCCGTTCAATGGCATGTCAGTGGCCTGTGATTGTCTGACCGATGAACTTGTTCGCAATCCGGAAAAACGCCTGATCTGTGAAAAACTGATGCACGAAACCGCAGCTGCATCCAACGCCGTATGCCGTCCCATCGAACCGGATTTTCTCGCAAAAATGATACGGAATACAGAAAAAATGAAGCCCTATGCTCCTAGCATGAAACTGGATTTCGACCGCGGAAATCCGATGGAAATCGAGGCCATCTACGGCCATCCAATCCGGGCCGCTGAAGCTGCGGGCGTGAATATGCCCGAAACCAAAAAACTCTATGAAAAACTGAAGAAACTCAATCCTGCTGTTTAGACGGAGTTGCAATTAATCGCCGAATATCGGATAACCTCGCGCTCATTTGCATGAGGTTTCTTTTTATGATTAATCTGGAGTATTCCGAGCACCGCGTGGCAGCGGTTAATACCATCAACGACGATCTGTTTGAACTGCTGGTGGAACGCAACGGCATGGAATTCACACCCGGTGACTGCGTGGCGGTTTATACGGAACACGATCAGTCGCGCCCCTACTCGATCGCCTCTGGCCCCGGTAAGGACCTCCTGCGTTTTCTAATCCGTGAGATGGATGGCGGAGAGGTATCACCCTGGCTTCGAAATCGAAATCCCGGTGAGGCAGTCCGGATTACCCCGCCGTTCGGCTGGTTCCGGCCGGGACAGGATATCGGAGAACACCCGTTCGTCTTTCTGGCCACGGGAACCGGCATCGCCCCGTTCATTGCCTATATGGAAACCTTCAACCGGCCGCCGGAAGCAGTGCTCTATGGCGTGCGGCGTGCAGCGGATGCATTTGGATTTTCCGCCCTTCAGAACTTCTGCACGGCCACACAGCTTGCCGTTTCGCGCGAAGCGTCCGAACACCACCATGGGCGGCTGACGGATCTGTTGCCGGATCTGCCAAGAACTGAAAACATGCATTACTATTGCTGCGGACTTGAGAGCATGGTCAACGATACCGCGGCCTGGCTGCAGAAAAACGGCCTGCCTCTTTCGCAGATCCACCGCGAAGTCTTCTTTCACGGCTAGACGGCCTTCGGCTAAAATACCGCCCTTGTAAAATACGGAGTGTGACACA contains:
- a CDS encoding Mur ligase domain-containing protein; the protein is MRHVHFIGIGGVGMNGLAQLAAQSGYRVSGSDRAYSSDAWIFQCLKKAGIELFAQDGSGITSETDAVVYSTAIESDNPDLQQAAARNLPRLHRSEFLKELVGDRELIAVAGTAGKTTTTGMLGWIFESLGFDPSVYSGAAILNWKKFPVPGNIRKGNSDLWIIEADESDKSFLNFHPAHSIITNISRDHYELDELNAMFNQFEAQTAGTTLRGSGKRIPVPTLGKHDEENAATALELCVKLGLNETDVRKALSAFKGIERRLEIAGKTNEITVIDDYAHNPAKMASALSSIADRFGTVHAFWRPHGFGPLAQSLADFTEVFSNHWKKSGGSIFILPVYYAGGTVTRSVESADLVDRLNSAGVPAVAVADYPALKSELETAARPGDAILGMGARDPQLPLFARHLVKEWTTT
- a CDS encoding TrmH family RNA methyltransferase; the encoded protein is MDHNLKIESTKNPRVKTVNRLRKSKHRTELKQTVVEGCREIQRAFESGWPFLELYICPELYLAVDEDLLVEKIQHSGVPVFQCSEAAFRKMSYRDTPDGLMALSPLVGKSLAELKLPENPLILIAEDLEKPGNLGTILRTADATGVDAVIACDHKTDLNNPNVIRASIGTLFFMPVAEATSDEVFEWLKKNGIQSLAAVPDAETEYTGIDMNGGTAVVVGAEDEGLTDQWIKGADHAVSIPMLGKNDSLNVSTAAAILLYEAVRQRRKHL
- a CDS encoding putative 2-dehydropantoate 2-reductase, giving the protein MQKKNQFSIIGTGAVGGYYGGLLQRAGFDVHFLVRSDYKQIKTDGLRVDSVNGNFTLPDVQAYNDPSEMPTCNVVIVALKTTANAALKKILPRVVGEHSLVLTLQNGLGGEAEIADIVGADRILAGLCFLCSNKIGPGHISHLDYGMITLGEYRADGEPGGISSRLNQLNKDLQAANIPTQLVEDLALARWKKLVWNIPFNGMSVACDCLTDELVRNPEKRLICEKLMHETAAASNAVCRPIEPDFLAKMIRNTEKMKPYAPSMKLDFDRGNPMEIEAIYGHPIRAAEAAGVNMPETKKLYEKLKKLNPAV
- a CDS encoding ferredoxin--NADP reductase, giving the protein MINLEYSEHRVAAVNTINDDLFELLVERNGMEFTPGDCVAVYTEHDQSRPYSIASGPGKDLLRFLIREMDGGEVSPWLRNRNPGEAVRITPPFGWFRPGQDIGEHPFVFLATGTGIAPFIAYMETFNRPPEAVLYGVRRAADAFGFSALQNFCTATQLAVSREASEHHHGRLTDLLPDLPRTENMHYYCCGLESMVNDTAAWLQKNGLPLSQIHREVFFHG